Proteins encoded together in one Pongo abelii isolate AG06213 chromosome 8, NHGRI_mPonAbe1-v2.0_pri, whole genome shotgun sequence window:
- the SFXN2 gene encoding sideroflexin-2 isoform X1 → MPRDPRRSWNAFQQILRFRFFERFSPVGLSSECTWVHLSTTSSFLDYWGSRPAGLPASREGRPHPVYSHDYPVCSWSTVLYVSKMEADPSGFNIDAPRWDQRTFLGRVKHFLNITDPRTVFVSERELDWAKVMVEKSRMGVVPPGTQVEQLLYAKKLYDSAFHPDTGEKMNVIGRMSFQLPGGMILTGFMLQFYRTMPAVIFWQWVNQSFNALVNYTNRNAASPTSVRQMALSYFTATTTAVATAVGMNMLTKKAPPLVGRWVPFAAVAAANCVNIPMMRQQELIQGICVKDRNENEIGHSRRAAAIGITQVVISRITMSAPGMILLPVIMERLEKLHFMQKVKVLHAPLQVMLSGCFLIFMVPVACGLFPQKCELPVSYLERKLQDTIKAKYGELEPYVYFNKGL, encoded by the exons ATGCCAAGAGACCCAAGAAGAAGTTGGAATGCATTTCAG CAGATCCTAAGATTCCGCTTCTTTGAAAGATTCTCTCCTGTTGGTCTCTCCTCTGAGTGCACGTGGGTTCATTTGAGCACTACGTCTTCTTTTCTGGATTACTGGGGTTCCCGTCCAGCAGGTCTCCCTGCATCCCGTGAGGGCCGGCCACATCCTGTTTATTCTCATGACTACCCAGTTTGTTCTTG GTCCACAGTTTTATATGTGAGCAAGATGGAGGCTGACCCATCTGGCTTTAACATCGATGCCCCCCGTTGGGACCAGCGCACCTTCCTGGGGAGAGTGAAGCACTTCCTAAACATCACGGACCCCCGCACTGTCTTTGTATCTGAGCGAGAGCTGGACTGGGCCAAGGTGATGGTGGAGAAGAGCAG GATGGGGGTTGTGCCCCCAGGCACCCAAGTGGAGCAGCTGCTGTATGCCAAGAAGCTATATGACTCGGCCTTCCACCCCGACACTGGGGAGAAGATGAATGTCATCGGGCGCATGTCTTTCCAGCTCCCTGGCGGCATGATCCTCACGGGCTTCATGCTCCAGTTCTACAG GACTATGCCGGCGGTGATCTTCTGGCAGTGGGTGAACCAGTCCTTTAATGCCTTAGTCAACTACACCAACAGGAATGCGGCTTCCCCCACATCAGTCAG gcAGATGGCCCTTTCCTACTTCACAGCCACAACCACGGCTGTGGCCACAGCTGTGGGCATGAACATGTTGACAAAG AAAGCGCCGCCCTTGGTGGGCCGCTGGGTTCCCTTTGCTGCTGTGGCTGCGGCTAACTGTGTCAATATCCCCATGATGCGACAGCA GGAGCTCATCCAGGGAATCTGCGTGAAGGACAGGAATGAAAATGAGATTGGTCATTCCCGG AGAGCTGCGGCCATAGGCATCACCCAAGTAGTTATTTCTCGGATCACCATGTCAGCTCCTGGGATGA TCTTGCTGCCAGTCATCATGGAAAGGCTTGAGAAACTGCACTTCATGCAG AAAGTCAAGGTCCTGCACGCCCCATTGCAGGTCATGCTGAGCGGGTGCTT CCTCATCTTCATGGTGCCAGTGGCGTGTGGGCTCTTCCCACAGAAATG TGAATTGCCAGTTTCCTATCTGGAACGGAAGCTCCAAGACACCATCAAGGCCAAGTATGGAGAACTTGAGCCTTATGTCTACTTCAATAAGGGTCTCTAA
- the SFXN2 gene encoding sideroflexin-2 isoform X2 translates to MPRDPRRSWNAFQILRFRFFERFSPVGLSSECTWVHLSTTSSFLDYWGSRPAGLPASREGRPHPVYSHDYPVCSWSTVLYVSKMEADPSGFNIDAPRWDQRTFLGRVKHFLNITDPRTVFVSERELDWAKVMVEKSRMGVVPPGTQVEQLLYAKKLYDSAFHPDTGEKMNVIGRMSFQLPGGMILTGFMLQFYRTMPAVIFWQWVNQSFNALVNYTNRNAASPTSVRQMALSYFTATTTAVATAVGMNMLTKKAPPLVGRWVPFAAVAAANCVNIPMMRQQELIQGICVKDRNENEIGHSRRAAAIGITQVVISRITMSAPGMILLPVIMERLEKLHFMQKVKVLHAPLQVMLSGCFLIFMVPVACGLFPQKCELPVSYLERKLQDTIKAKYGELEPYVYFNKGL, encoded by the exons ATGCCAAGAGACCCAAGAAGAAGTTGGAATGCATTTCAG ATCCTAAGATTCCGCTTCTTTGAAAGATTCTCTCCTGTTGGTCTCTCCTCTGAGTGCACGTGGGTTCATTTGAGCACTACGTCTTCTTTTCTGGATTACTGGGGTTCCCGTCCAGCAGGTCTCCCTGCATCCCGTGAGGGCCGGCCACATCCTGTTTATTCTCATGACTACCCAGTTTGTTCTTG GTCCACAGTTTTATATGTGAGCAAGATGGAGGCTGACCCATCTGGCTTTAACATCGATGCCCCCCGTTGGGACCAGCGCACCTTCCTGGGGAGAGTGAAGCACTTCCTAAACATCACGGACCCCCGCACTGTCTTTGTATCTGAGCGAGAGCTGGACTGGGCCAAGGTGATGGTGGAGAAGAGCAG GATGGGGGTTGTGCCCCCAGGCACCCAAGTGGAGCAGCTGCTGTATGCCAAGAAGCTATATGACTCGGCCTTCCACCCCGACACTGGGGAGAAGATGAATGTCATCGGGCGCATGTCTTTCCAGCTCCCTGGCGGCATGATCCTCACGGGCTTCATGCTCCAGTTCTACAG GACTATGCCGGCGGTGATCTTCTGGCAGTGGGTGAACCAGTCCTTTAATGCCTTAGTCAACTACACCAACAGGAATGCGGCTTCCCCCACATCAGTCAG gcAGATGGCCCTTTCCTACTTCACAGCCACAACCACGGCTGTGGCCACAGCTGTGGGCATGAACATGTTGACAAAG AAAGCGCCGCCCTTGGTGGGCCGCTGGGTTCCCTTTGCTGCTGTGGCTGCGGCTAACTGTGTCAATATCCCCATGATGCGACAGCA GGAGCTCATCCAGGGAATCTGCGTGAAGGACAGGAATGAAAATGAGATTGGTCATTCCCGG AGAGCTGCGGCCATAGGCATCACCCAAGTAGTTATTTCTCGGATCACCATGTCAGCTCCTGGGATGA TCTTGCTGCCAGTCATCATGGAAAGGCTTGAGAAACTGCACTTCATGCAG AAAGTCAAGGTCCTGCACGCCCCATTGCAGGTCATGCTGAGCGGGTGCTT CCTCATCTTCATGGTGCCAGTGGCGTGTGGGCTCTTCCCACAGAAATG TGAATTGCCAGTTTCCTATCTGGAACGGAAGCTCCAAGACACCATCAAGGCCAAGTATGGAGAACTTGAGCCTTATGTCTACTTCAATAAGGGTCTCTAA
- the SFXN2 gene encoding sideroflexin-2 isoform X4, whose translation MPRDPRRSWNAFQQILRFRFFERFSPVGLSSECTWVHLSTTSSFLDYWGSRPAGLPASREGRPHPVYSHDYPVCSWSTVLYVSKMEADPSGFNIDAPRWDQRTFLGRVKHFLNITDPRTVFVSERELDWAKVMVEKSRTMPAVIFWQWVNQSFNALVNYTNRNAASPTSVRQMALSYFTATTTAVATAVGMNMLTKKAPPLVGRWVPFAAVAAANCVNIPMMRQQELIQGICVKDRNENEIGHSRRAAAIGITQVVISRITMSAPGMILLPVIMERLEKLHFMQKVKVLHAPLQVMLSGCFLIFMVPVACGLFPQKCELPVSYLERKLQDTIKAKYGELEPYVYFNKGL comes from the exons ATGCCAAGAGACCCAAGAAGAAGTTGGAATGCATTTCAG CAGATCCTAAGATTCCGCTTCTTTGAAAGATTCTCTCCTGTTGGTCTCTCCTCTGAGTGCACGTGGGTTCATTTGAGCACTACGTCTTCTTTTCTGGATTACTGGGGTTCCCGTCCAGCAGGTCTCCCTGCATCCCGTGAGGGCCGGCCACATCCTGTTTATTCTCATGACTACCCAGTTTGTTCTTG GTCCACAGTTTTATATGTGAGCAAGATGGAGGCTGACCCATCTGGCTTTAACATCGATGCCCCCCGTTGGGACCAGCGCACCTTCCTGGGGAGAGTGAAGCACTTCCTAAACATCACGGACCCCCGCACTGTCTTTGTATCTGAGCGAGAGCTGGACTGGGCCAAGGTGATGGTGGAGAAGAGCAG GACTATGCCGGCGGTGATCTTCTGGCAGTGGGTGAACCAGTCCTTTAATGCCTTAGTCAACTACACCAACAGGAATGCGGCTTCCCCCACATCAGTCAG gcAGATGGCCCTTTCCTACTTCACAGCCACAACCACGGCTGTGGCCACAGCTGTGGGCATGAACATGTTGACAAAG AAAGCGCCGCCCTTGGTGGGCCGCTGGGTTCCCTTTGCTGCTGTGGCTGCGGCTAACTGTGTCAATATCCCCATGATGCGACAGCA GGAGCTCATCCAGGGAATCTGCGTGAAGGACAGGAATGAAAATGAGATTGGTCATTCCCGG AGAGCTGCGGCCATAGGCATCACCCAAGTAGTTATTTCTCGGATCACCATGTCAGCTCCTGGGATGA TCTTGCTGCCAGTCATCATGGAAAGGCTTGAGAAACTGCACTTCATGCAG AAAGTCAAGGTCCTGCACGCCCCATTGCAGGTCATGCTGAGCGGGTGCTT CCTCATCTTCATGGTGCCAGTGGCGTGTGGGCTCTTCCCACAGAAATG TGAATTGCCAGTTTCCTATCTGGAACGGAAGCTCCAAGACACCATCAAGGCCAAGTATGGAGAACTTGAGCCTTATGTCTACTTCAATAAGGGTCTCTAA
- the SFXN2 gene encoding sideroflexin-2 isoform X6 — MHFRSTVLYVSKMEADPSGFNIDAPRWDQRTFLGRVKHFLNITDPRTVFVSERELDWAKVMVEKSRMGVVPPGTQVEQLLYAKKLYDSAFHPDTGEKMNVIGRMSFQLPGGMILTGFMLQFYRTMPAVIFWQWVNQSFNALVNYTNRNAASPTSVRQMALSYFTATTTAVATAVGMNMLTKKAPPLVGRWVPFAAVAAANCVNIPMMRQQELIQGICVKDRNENEIGHSRRAAAIGITQVVISRITMSAPGMILLPVIMERLEKLHFMQKVKVLHAPLQVMLSGCFLIFMVPVACGLFPQKCELPVSYLERKLQDTIKAKYGELEPYVYFNKGL, encoded by the exons ATGCATTTCAG GTCCACAGTTTTATATGTGAGCAAGATGGAGGCTGACCCATCTGGCTTTAACATCGATGCCCCCCGTTGGGACCAGCGCACCTTCCTGGGGAGAGTGAAGCACTTCCTAAACATCACGGACCCCCGCACTGTCTTTGTATCTGAGCGAGAGCTGGACTGGGCCAAGGTGATGGTGGAGAAGAGCAG GATGGGGGTTGTGCCCCCAGGCACCCAAGTGGAGCAGCTGCTGTATGCCAAGAAGCTATATGACTCGGCCTTCCACCCCGACACTGGGGAGAAGATGAATGTCATCGGGCGCATGTCTTTCCAGCTCCCTGGCGGCATGATCCTCACGGGCTTCATGCTCCAGTTCTACAG GACTATGCCGGCGGTGATCTTCTGGCAGTGGGTGAACCAGTCCTTTAATGCCTTAGTCAACTACACCAACAGGAATGCGGCTTCCCCCACATCAGTCAG gcAGATGGCCCTTTCCTACTTCACAGCCACAACCACGGCTGTGGCCACAGCTGTGGGCATGAACATGTTGACAAAG AAAGCGCCGCCCTTGGTGGGCCGCTGGGTTCCCTTTGCTGCTGTGGCTGCGGCTAACTGTGTCAATATCCCCATGATGCGACAGCA GGAGCTCATCCAGGGAATCTGCGTGAAGGACAGGAATGAAAATGAGATTGGTCATTCCCGG AGAGCTGCGGCCATAGGCATCACCCAAGTAGTTATTTCTCGGATCACCATGTCAGCTCCTGGGATGA TCTTGCTGCCAGTCATCATGGAAAGGCTTGAGAAACTGCACTTCATGCAG AAAGTCAAGGTCCTGCACGCCCCATTGCAGGTCATGCTGAGCGGGTGCTT CCTCATCTTCATGGTGCCAGTGGCGTGTGGGCTCTTCCCACAGAAATG TGAATTGCCAGTTTCCTATCTGGAACGGAAGCTCCAAGACACCATCAAGGCCAAGTATGGAGAACTTGAGCCTTATGTCTACTTCAATAAGGGTCTCTAA
- the SFXN2 gene encoding sideroflexin-2 isoform X5 has translation MMYPVRGTEGSTVLYVSKMEADPSGFNIDAPRWDQRTFLGRVKHFLNITDPRTVFVSERELDWAKVMVEKSRMGVVPPGTQVEQLLYAKKLYDSAFHPDTGEKMNVIGRMSFQLPGGMILTGFMLQFYRTMPAVIFWQWVNQSFNALVNYTNRNAASPTSVRQMALSYFTATTTAVATAVGMNMLTKKAPPLVGRWVPFAAVAAANCVNIPMMRQQELIQGICVKDRNENEIGHSRRAAAIGITQVVISRITMSAPGMILLPVIMERLEKLHFMQKVKVLHAPLQVMLSGCFLIFMVPVACGLFPQKCELPVSYLERKLQDTIKAKYGELEPYVYFNKGL, from the exons ATGATGTACCCTGTGAGAGGAACTGAGGG GTCCACAGTTTTATATGTGAGCAAGATGGAGGCTGACCCATCTGGCTTTAACATCGATGCCCCCCGTTGGGACCAGCGCACCTTCCTGGGGAGAGTGAAGCACTTCCTAAACATCACGGACCCCCGCACTGTCTTTGTATCTGAGCGAGAGCTGGACTGGGCCAAGGTGATGGTGGAGAAGAGCAG GATGGGGGTTGTGCCCCCAGGCACCCAAGTGGAGCAGCTGCTGTATGCCAAGAAGCTATATGACTCGGCCTTCCACCCCGACACTGGGGAGAAGATGAATGTCATCGGGCGCATGTCTTTCCAGCTCCCTGGCGGCATGATCCTCACGGGCTTCATGCTCCAGTTCTACAG GACTATGCCGGCGGTGATCTTCTGGCAGTGGGTGAACCAGTCCTTTAATGCCTTAGTCAACTACACCAACAGGAATGCGGCTTCCCCCACATCAGTCAG gcAGATGGCCCTTTCCTACTTCACAGCCACAACCACGGCTGTGGCCACAGCTGTGGGCATGAACATGTTGACAAAG AAAGCGCCGCCCTTGGTGGGCCGCTGGGTTCCCTTTGCTGCTGTGGCTGCGGCTAACTGTGTCAATATCCCCATGATGCGACAGCA GGAGCTCATCCAGGGAATCTGCGTGAAGGACAGGAATGAAAATGAGATTGGTCATTCCCGG AGAGCTGCGGCCATAGGCATCACCCAAGTAGTTATTTCTCGGATCACCATGTCAGCTCCTGGGATGA TCTTGCTGCCAGTCATCATGGAAAGGCTTGAGAAACTGCACTTCATGCAG AAAGTCAAGGTCCTGCACGCCCCATTGCAGGTCATGCTGAGCGGGTGCTT CCTCATCTTCATGGTGCCAGTGGCGTGTGGGCTCTTCCCACAGAAATG TGAATTGCCAGTTTCCTATCTGGAACGGAAGCTCCAAGACACCATCAAGGCCAAGTATGGAGAACTTGAGCCTTATGTCTACTTCAATAAGGGTCTCTAA
- the SFXN2 gene encoding sideroflexin-2 isoform X3: MEADPSGFNIDAPRWDQRTFLGRVKHFLNITDPRTVFVSERELDWAKVMVEKSRMGVVPPGTQVEQLLYAKKLYDSAFHPDTGEKMNVIGRMSFQLPGGMILTGFMLQFYRTMPAVIFWQWVNQSFNALVNYTNRNAASPTSVRQMALSYFTATTTAVATAVGMNMLTKKAPPLVGRWVPFAAVAAANCVNIPMMRQQELIQGICVKDRNENEIGHSRRAAAIGITQVVISRITMSAPGMILLPVIMERLEKLHFMQKVKVLHAPLQVMLSGCFLIFMVPVACGLFPQKCELPVSYLERKLQDTIKAKYGELEPYVYFNKGL; the protein is encoded by the exons ATGGAGGCTGACCCATCTGGCTTTAACATCGATGCCCCCCGTTGGGACCAGCGCACCTTCCTGGGGAGAGTGAAGCACTTCCTAAACATCACGGACCCCCGCACTGTCTTTGTATCTGAGCGAGAGCTGGACTGGGCCAAGGTGATGGTGGAGAAGAGCAG GATGGGGGTTGTGCCCCCAGGCACCCAAGTGGAGCAGCTGCTGTATGCCAAGAAGCTATATGACTCGGCCTTCCACCCCGACACTGGGGAGAAGATGAATGTCATCGGGCGCATGTCTTTCCAGCTCCCTGGCGGCATGATCCTCACGGGCTTCATGCTCCAGTTCTACAG GACTATGCCGGCGGTGATCTTCTGGCAGTGGGTGAACCAGTCCTTTAATGCCTTAGTCAACTACACCAACAGGAATGCGGCTTCCCCCACATCAGTCAG gcAGATGGCCCTTTCCTACTTCACAGCCACAACCACGGCTGTGGCCACAGCTGTGGGCATGAACATGTTGACAAAG AAAGCGCCGCCCTTGGTGGGCCGCTGGGTTCCCTTTGCTGCTGTGGCTGCGGCTAACTGTGTCAATATCCCCATGATGCGACAGCA GGAGCTCATCCAGGGAATCTGCGTGAAGGACAGGAATGAAAATGAGATTGGTCATTCCCGG AGAGCTGCGGCCATAGGCATCACCCAAGTAGTTATTTCTCGGATCACCATGTCAGCTCCTGGGATGA TCTTGCTGCCAGTCATCATGGAAAGGCTTGAGAAACTGCACTTCATGCAG AAAGTCAAGGTCCTGCACGCCCCATTGCAGGTCATGCTGAGCGGGTGCTT CCTCATCTTCATGGTGCCAGTGGCGTGTGGGCTCTTCCCACAGAAATG TGAATTGCCAGTTTCCTATCTGGAACGGAAGCTCCAAGACACCATCAAGGCCAAGTATGGAGAACTTGAGCCTTATGTCTACTTCAATAAGGGTCTCTAA